In a single window of the Drosophila subpulchrella strain 33 F10 #4 breed RU33 chromosome X, RU_Dsub_v1.1 Primary Assembly, whole genome shotgun sequence genome:
- the LOC119556542 gene encoding NAD-dependent protein deacylase Sirt4, whose product MRVGQLLRFGSTAFRGSTAKQEYVPHHKPVVEDDIKRLEDFLMSKPNVLVLTGAGISTESGIPDYRSEGVGLYARSNHKPVQHMEFVKSSAVRKRYWARNFVGWPKFSATQPNSTHHALARFEREGRVQAVVTQNVDRLHSKAGSQNVVEVHGSGYVVKCLSCEYRIDRHELQSILATLNPAFKDAPDMIRPDGDVEIPLEYIENFRIPECAQCGGDLKPEIVFFGDSVPKPRLDQIAGMVYNSDGLLVLGSSLLVFSGYRVVLQMKDLKLPVAIVNIGDTRADHLADIKISAKCGDVIPKLFDFRSSKSAS is encoded by the exons ATGCGAGTGGGTCAATTGCTCCGGTTCGGAAGCACTGCCTTCCGGGGATCCACCGCTAAACAAGAGTACGTGCCGCATCATAAACCCGTTGTGGAAGATGACATCAAACGGTTGGAAGATTTCCTAATGTCCAAGCCGAATGTTTTGGTTCTGACGGGCGCTGGGATCTCAACTGAATCGG GCATTCCCGACTACCGATCCGAGGGCGTGGGACTCTACGCCCGGTCCAATCATAAGCCCGTGCAGCACATGGAATTCGTGAAGTCATCGGCGGTGCGCAAGAGGTACTGGGCCAGGAACTTCGTAGGTTGGCCCAAGTTCTCCGCCACCCAGCCCAATTCTACGCACCATGCTCTAGCCAGGTTCGAGAGGGAGGGACGGGTCCAGGCGGTGGTCACCCAGAATGTGGATCGGTTGCATTCAAAGGCCGGTAGCCAGAACGTGGTGGAGGTCCATGGCAGTGGCTATGTAGTCAAGTGCCTGAGCTGCGAATACCGCATCGATCGGCACGAGTTGCAGAGCATACTGGCCACCCTCAATCCGGCCTTCAAGGATGCCCCCGACATGATCCGACCCGACGGCGATGTGGAGATCCCCCTGGAGTACATAGAGAACTTCCGGATACCGGAGTGCGCGCAGTGCGGCGGCGATTTAAAGCCGGAAATCGTCTTCTTTGGGGACTCTGTGCCAAAGCCACGACTAGACCAGATTGCGGGCATGGTCTACAACAGCGATGGCCTGCTGGTCCTGGGATCTAGTCTCTTAGTCTTCTCCGGCTACCGCGTTGTCTTGCAGATGAAGGACCTCAAGCTACCGGTGGCCATAGTCAATATAGGCGACACGCGTGCCGACCACCTGGCGGACATCAAGATCTCCGCTAAGTGCGGCGATGTGATACCCAAATTGTTTGATTTTCGCTCCTCGAAGAGCGCCAGCTAA
- the LOC119556372 gene encoding proton channel OtopLc isoform X2, producing MVGDFSLSFCFEWVLFFFSPALCVYLDPSLNMRWHPYMCPYLYLLLSAISERTLCLPVGGSGRSLSSCTAEPPEPPKPEPPKPEPLKPSIATVSYQDEQKPPAVVTTQPRSHFTSSHHHYHLPHQFQHPHHQNHHTHSVRVPTPTVPSSYAPPADSGSSSSPVDRRRLFMEAAPPAAAGGSLMGTPAEPAVAISPGRVSARSGSQHHVTIDESSLPSHKGNIQETPGPSGLIIGGGNGDGDRDIGGGGPDSSDPPSSPGGSSSQPALSGSQADGQLALMYHSHQLTNYPVLPAIKRTHRPSFVYPPMPRVKAGDALATLFSALYGKLLVVMGIAFPMAEVISTYIPPSFYEVYYLYLYIGSMIFLLFMYATLLWGRPKLPVPIATSPNKSTTKASGTDSMDESDTDSNSVHHRLPPAIPVRRPSLLSPLGRRDAHYGSFYLRMGAVAFGIGSMIYSGLEFGQYFELNPDTKCHNVLLALTPATRMAFIFIQMYFIFLNNEQIKVYRYKIIARFGLMHMIGTNLAVWLNVLIQETKHEILTFYNPENRTLRISHRIPGHSRGHAIIQHDPTAHLRVARGLKGPYQIFECRRTNIIGTLVQDASPFLFPCTIEYSLICAAILYVMWRSISRPQTPTPQRPDMISSPMKRSPHHYSVDCARAHKGLFVGILILVLTIISLIIFFVLISRPEFVALAVTEVTICELLIYGTATIATLVGMIQIRHLQYDAYRSFSLDDILLVGAQTGSFLYNIFTVIAGHFTLRSDDMLVPINALASIVQTACQTMFILDASRRQAVSPEHLRKKPGREIVTFMLVVNLAMWAISTLEKSRAESHPIQLNFYGLWAWTIITHVSMPLAIFYRFHSTVCLCEIWKRAYKLKPTYM from the exons ATGGTTGGGGACTTTTCATTAAGTTTCTGTTTTGAGTGGGTATTGTTCTTTTTTTCGCCAGCTCTATGTGTTTATCTTGATCCGAGTCTGAATATGCGTTGGCATCCGTACATGTGTCCCTATTTGTATCTGTTATTAAGCGCAATTTCGGAGCGCACGCTGTGTTTGCCGGTGGGTGGAAGCGGGAGGAG CTTAAGCAGCTGCACCGCCGAACCGCCAGAGCCACCGAAGCCGGAGCCACCGAAGCCGGAGCCACTGAAGCCGTCAATAGCCACGGTGAGCTACCAGGATGAGCAGAAGCCCCCTGCGGTGGTCACCACCCAGCCGAGGTCCCACTTCACGAGCAGCCACCACCACTACCACTTGCCGCACCAGTTCCAGCATCCACACCACCAGAACCACCACACCCACAGTGTGCGGGTGCCCACGCCCACTGTGCCCAGTAGCTATGCCCCGCCCGCCGACAGCGGGAGCAGCAGTTCTCCCGTTGACCGCCGCCGGCTCTTCATGGAAGCAGCTCCTCCGGCCGCCGCCGGAGGGTCCCTGATGGGCACCCCCGCCGAGCCAGCGGTGGCCATATCCCCGGGCCGAGTCTCAGCCCGCTCGGGATCGCAGCACCATGTGACCATCGACGAGTCCAGTCTGCCCAGCCACAAGGGCAACATCCAGGAGACACCGGGGCCCAGTGGCCTGATCATTGGCGGCGGAAATGGGGACGGCGATCGGGACATTGGAGGCGGCGGGCCCGACAGCTCGGATCCGCCCTCCTCGCCCGGAGGCAGCAGCTCCCAGCCGGCCCTCAGCGGGAGTCAGGCGGACGGACAGCTGGCGCTGATGTACCACTCGCATCAGCTGACCAACTATCCGGTGCTGCCGGCCATTAAGCGCACTCACCGGCCATCCTTTGTTTATCCGCCGATGCCGAGGGTTAAGGC CGGCGATGCACTGGCCACACTGTTCTCCGCACTCTACGGGAAACTGTTGGTCGTGATGGGAATAGCATTTCCAATGGCAGAGGTTATATCGACCTATATCCCACCCTCTTTCTATGAG GTGTACTATTTGTACTTGTACATCGGCAGCATGATATTCCTGCTTTTTATGTACGCCACTTTGCTATGGGGACGTCCTAAATTGCCAGTTCCAATTG CCACTTCCCCGAACAAGTCGACGACGAAGGCAAGTGGAACAGATAGCATGGACGAATCGGATACAGATAGTAACTCCGTGCACCACCGACTCCCACCGGCGATTCCCGTGCGGCGTCCATCGCTCCTCTCGCCACTTGGAAGGAGGGATGCCCACTACGGTAGCTTTTATCTGCGCATGGGCGCCGTCG CGTTCGGAATTGGCAGCATGATCTATTCGGGTCTGGAGTTTGGACAGTATTTCGAACTTAATCCGGACACCAAGTGCCACAACGTTCTGCTGGCCCTGACGCCGGCCACCCGTATGGCCTTCATCTTCATCCAAATGTACTTCATCTTCCTGAACAACGAACAGATCAAGGTGTATCGGTACAAGATCATTGCTCGTTTCGGCCTGATGCACATGATTGGTACGAATTTGGCCGTTTGGCTTAATGTCCTCATCCAGGAGACGAAGCACGAGATATTGACGTTCTACAATCCGGAGAATCGCACGCTGAGGATTTCGCACAGGATACCGGGACACTCCAGGGGGCATGCCATAATCCAGCACGATCCGACGGCCCATTTGCGGGTTGCGAGGGGCCTCAAGGGACCGTACCAAATCTTTGAGTGCCGGCGAACCAATATCATTGGAACTCTGGTGCAGGATGCCTCGCCGTTTCTGTTCCCCTGCACCATTGAGTACTCGTTGATATGCGCGGCCATATTGTACGTGATGTGGAGAAGTATCTCAAGGCCCCAGACGCCCACGCCCCAGCGTCCGGATATGATCAGTTCGCCGATGAAGCGATCTCCGCACCACTATTCCGTGGACTGTGCCAGGGCCCACAAGGGCCTGTTCGTGGGCATTCTCATCCTGGTGCTGACTATCATATCGCTGATCATCTTCTTTGTGCTGATCTCACGGCCCGAGTTCGTGGCCTTGGCCGTTACGGAGGTGACAATTTGTGAGCTTCTCATCTACGGAACGGCCACGATAGCCACTTTGGTCGGGATGATTCAGATCCGACATCTGCAGTACGATGCCTACAGGAGTTTCTCGCTGGATGACATACTCTTGGTCGGCGCGCAGACGGGCTCGTTTCTGTACAACATCTTTACAGTCATAGCCGGGCACTTTACCCTGCGGAGTGACGATATGTTGGTGCCCATAAATGCCCTGGCCTCCATCGTGCAGACCGCCTGCCAGACGATGTTTATTTTGGACGCCAGTCGCCGGCAGGCCGTCAGCCCGGAGCACTTGCGCAAGAAGCCAGGCCGTGAGATCGTAACCTTCATGCTGGTCGTGAACCTGGCCATGTGGGCCATCAGTACGCTGGAGAAGTCTCGCGCAGAGTCGCATCCCATACAGCTGAACTTCTACGGCTTGTGGGCCTGGACGATCATCACGCACGTGTCGATGCCCCTGGCCATATTCTACAGGTTCCACTCGACGGTGTGCCTGTGCGAGATCTGGAAGAGGGCCTACAAGCTGAAGCCCACGTACATGTGA
- the LOC119556372 gene encoding proton channel OtopLc isoform X1 has translation MDSSPDLSLKLRRGSSDSRDNFYMDFAQGIDSDIEEVDNTANPEAGEVPPPPPPLPTVSLAEEVLLLVAPPPSLLGQPLPTLTETDDIPPTPTPPPQQREEEADEEKEQEDANQDQGVRAAPSPPGSPIISVLELELIPPPPLSPSEDAGLRTDDDDEGEEPDEAEEVEAIPPPQEMQDTEIIPEEEQQETAQEEKPKDDNDEEEEDDDKSTPPPPLPPLPSNLSYVQGHNLGQVTPPLTKSPSNSPSPPVTPPPCPELNISRMVSPPAQHISQIPPLTPSDESEGEAESQPNSPPPRLEAEQPPPGMQQEDHSRSLDNEDESTTITTPPSNGYSASSIIAPPPEHFAELEEDRGFIPPPPLEQEPDEEEEEEEELTKETDEISVDRESLQDQGGDSISSPRPASILTGSISTSVGGGAGGSPRLDSRGPSRSGSQRSQLRSGSQQGSAPGSRGGSRLGSRTGSVASAQAADVLSPQASLKSQTSVRSQGHTSVRSPAGSIKSGSHRVQSPPAGEGAPAMPSPPLMRSPPPELARQMHSPPRITTPPRVCSPPLVSSPPKLAESAAAAVGVAAGVKEQIGLSSCTAEPPEPPKPEPPKPEPLKPSIATVSYQDEQKPPAVVTTQPRSHFTSSHHHYHLPHQFQHPHHQNHHTHSVRVPTPTVPSSYAPPADSGSSSSPVDRRRLFMEAAPPAAAGGSLMGTPAEPAVAISPGRVSARSGSQHHVTIDESSLPSHKGNIQETPGPSGLIIGGGNGDGDRDIGGGGPDSSDPPSSPGGSSSQPALSGSQADGQLALMYHSHQLTNYPVLPAIKRTHRPSFVYPPMPRVKAGDALATLFSALYGKLLVVMGIAFPMAEVISTYIPPSFYEVYYLYLYIGSMIFLLFMYATLLWGRPKLPVPIATSPNKSTTKASGTDSMDESDTDSNSVHHRLPPAIPVRRPSLLSPLGRRDAHYGSFYLRMGAVAFGIGSMIYSGLEFGQYFELNPDTKCHNVLLALTPATRMAFIFIQMYFIFLNNEQIKVYRYKIIARFGLMHMIGTNLAVWLNVLIQETKHEILTFYNPENRTLRISHRIPGHSRGHAIIQHDPTAHLRVARGLKGPYQIFECRRTNIIGTLVQDASPFLFPCTIEYSLICAAILYVMWRSISRPQTPTPQRPDMISSPMKRSPHHYSVDCARAHKGLFVGILILVLTIISLIIFFVLISRPEFVALAVTEVTICELLIYGTATIATLVGMIQIRHLQYDAYRSFSLDDILLVGAQTGSFLYNIFTVIAGHFTLRSDDMLVPINALASIVQTACQTMFILDASRRQAVSPEHLRKKPGREIVTFMLVVNLAMWAISTLEKSRAESHPIQLNFYGLWAWTIITHVSMPLAIFYRFHSTVCLCEIWKRAYKLKPTYM, from the exons ATGGACAGCTCGCCGGATCTGTCGCTGAAATTGCGACGCGGTTCCAGCGATTCGCGGGATAATTTCTACATGGACTTTGCCCAAGGCATCGACTCCGATATCGAGGAGGTGGACAACACCGCCAACCCGGAAGCCGGGGAGGTACCGCCTCCGCCGCCGCCGTTGCCCACAGTCTCCCTGGCAGAGGAGGTCCTGCTCCTGGTGGCCCCACCGCCCTCTTTACTGGGTCAACCACTGCCAACGCTAACAGAAACGGATGATATTCCGCCTACGCCCACGCCCCCACCGCAGCAAAGGGAGGAAGAGGCGGACGAGGAGAAGGAGCAGGAGGACGCGAATCAGGATCAAGGAGTCAGGGCAGCTCCTTCGCCACCAGGCTCACCCATTATTTCAGTCCTGGAACTGGAGCTAATACCACCTCCTCCACTGTCGCCGTCGGAGGATGCGGGCCTACGCACAGATGACGACGACGAGGGCGAGGAACCCGACGAGGCAGAGGAGGTGGAGGCCATTCCGCCACCACAGGAAATGCAGGACACAGAAATCATTCcagaggaggagcagcaggagaCTGCTCAGGAAGAAAAACCCAAGGACGACAACGAcgaagaggaggaggacgacgaCAAGTCCACGCCACCGCCCCCCTTACCACCGCTCCCCTCCAACCTATCCTATGTTCAGGGTCACAATCTCGGCCAGGTCACTCCGCCTCTAACCAAGTCGCCATCGAACTCGCCCTCGCCGCCCGTGACTCCACCACCTTGCCCGGAACTCAACATCAGCCGCATGGTCTCGCCGCCTGCCCAGCACATCAGCCAGATCCCACCACTAACGCCCTCCGACGAGAGCGAGGGTGAGGCAGAGTCCCAGCCAAATTCGCCGCCACCCAGATTGGAGGCGGAGCAGCCACCACCCGGAATGCAGCAGGAGGATCACAGCCGCTCCCTGGACAACGAAGATGAGTCCACCACCATCACCACACCGCCCAGCAACGGCTACTCCGCCTCCTCCATCATAGCTCCTCCCCCCGAGCACTTTGCGGAACTGGAGGAGGACAGGGGCTTCATACCGCCACCGCCCTTAGAGCAAGAGcccgacgaggaggaggaggaggaggaggagctgaCTAAGGAGACGGATGAGATATCCGTGGACAGGGAATCGCTGCAGGATCAGGGCGGCGACAGTATAAGTTCTCCGCGGCCAGCCAGCATCTTGACGGGATCCATTTCTACATCCGTTGGCGGCGGAGCTGGAGGTTCGCCGAGGCTCGACAGTCGCGGGCCGAGTCGTAGTGGCAGCCAGCGCTCGCAACTGAGATCGGGATCGCAGCAGGGATCTGCTCCAGGGTCCCGGGGAGGCTCTCGACTAGGATCCCGCACGGGATCCGTGGCCTCCGCCCAGGCAGCTGACGTCCTCTCCCCACAGGCCTCCCTCAAGTCACAGACTTCCGTTCGCTCGCAGGGCCACACATCCGTGCGCAGCCCGGCGGGATCCATCAAGTCCGGATCACATCGGGTGCAAAGTCCGCCAGCCGGAGAGGGAGCTCCGGCAATGCCCTCGCCCCCACTGATGAGGAGTCCTCCGCCGGAACTGGCCCGCCAGATGCACAGTCCGCCCAGGATCACGACGCCGCCGAGGGTCTGCAGTCCGCCGCTGGTCAGCAGTCCACCGAAACTGGCCGAGTCCGCGGCCGCTGCCGTGGGAGTCGCCGCCGGAGTCAAGGAGCAGATCGG CTTAAGCAGCTGCACCGCCGAACCGCCAGAGCCACCGAAGCCGGAGCCACCGAAGCCGGAGCCACTGAAGCCGTCAATAGCCACGGTGAGCTACCAGGATGAGCAGAAGCCCCCTGCGGTGGTCACCACCCAGCCGAGGTCCCACTTCACGAGCAGCCACCACCACTACCACTTGCCGCACCAGTTCCAGCATCCACACCACCAGAACCACCACACCCACAGTGTGCGGGTGCCCACGCCCACTGTGCCCAGTAGCTATGCCCCGCCCGCCGACAGCGGGAGCAGCAGTTCTCCCGTTGACCGCCGCCGGCTCTTCATGGAAGCAGCTCCTCCGGCCGCCGCCGGAGGGTCCCTGATGGGCACCCCCGCCGAGCCAGCGGTGGCCATATCCCCGGGCCGAGTCTCAGCCCGCTCGGGATCGCAGCACCATGTGACCATCGACGAGTCCAGTCTGCCCAGCCACAAGGGCAACATCCAGGAGACACCGGGGCCCAGTGGCCTGATCATTGGCGGCGGAAATGGGGACGGCGATCGGGACATTGGAGGCGGCGGGCCCGACAGCTCGGATCCGCCCTCCTCGCCCGGAGGCAGCAGCTCCCAGCCGGCCCTCAGCGGGAGTCAGGCGGACGGACAGCTGGCGCTGATGTACCACTCGCATCAGCTGACCAACTATCCGGTGCTGCCGGCCATTAAGCGCACTCACCGGCCATCCTTTGTTTATCCGCCGATGCCGAGGGTTAAGGC CGGCGATGCACTGGCCACACTGTTCTCCGCACTCTACGGGAAACTGTTGGTCGTGATGGGAATAGCATTTCCAATGGCAGAGGTTATATCGACCTATATCCCACCCTCTTTCTATGAG GTGTACTATTTGTACTTGTACATCGGCAGCATGATATTCCTGCTTTTTATGTACGCCACTTTGCTATGGGGACGTCCTAAATTGCCAGTTCCAATTG CCACTTCCCCGAACAAGTCGACGACGAAGGCAAGTGGAACAGATAGCATGGACGAATCGGATACAGATAGTAACTCCGTGCACCACCGACTCCCACCGGCGATTCCCGTGCGGCGTCCATCGCTCCTCTCGCCACTTGGAAGGAGGGATGCCCACTACGGTAGCTTTTATCTGCGCATGGGCGCCGTCG CGTTCGGAATTGGCAGCATGATCTATTCGGGTCTGGAGTTTGGACAGTATTTCGAACTTAATCCGGACACCAAGTGCCACAACGTTCTGCTGGCCCTGACGCCGGCCACCCGTATGGCCTTCATCTTCATCCAAATGTACTTCATCTTCCTGAACAACGAACAGATCAAGGTGTATCGGTACAAGATCATTGCTCGTTTCGGCCTGATGCACATGATTGGTACGAATTTGGCCGTTTGGCTTAATGTCCTCATCCAGGAGACGAAGCACGAGATATTGACGTTCTACAATCCGGAGAATCGCACGCTGAGGATTTCGCACAGGATACCGGGACACTCCAGGGGGCATGCCATAATCCAGCACGATCCGACGGCCCATTTGCGGGTTGCGAGGGGCCTCAAGGGACCGTACCAAATCTTTGAGTGCCGGCGAACCAATATCATTGGAACTCTGGTGCAGGATGCCTCGCCGTTTCTGTTCCCCTGCACCATTGAGTACTCGTTGATATGCGCGGCCATATTGTACGTGATGTGGAGAAGTATCTCAAGGCCCCAGACGCCCACGCCCCAGCGTCCGGATATGATCAGTTCGCCGATGAAGCGATCTCCGCACCACTATTCCGTGGACTGTGCCAGGGCCCACAAGGGCCTGTTCGTGGGCATTCTCATCCTGGTGCTGACTATCATATCGCTGATCATCTTCTTTGTGCTGATCTCACGGCCCGAGTTCGTGGCCTTGGCCGTTACGGAGGTGACAATTTGTGAGCTTCTCATCTACGGAACGGCCACGATAGCCACTTTGGTCGGGATGATTCAGATCCGACATCTGCAGTACGATGCCTACAGGAGTTTCTCGCTGGATGACATACTCTTGGTCGGCGCGCAGACGGGCTCGTTTCTGTACAACATCTTTACAGTCATAGCCGGGCACTTTACCCTGCGGAGTGACGATATGTTGGTGCCCATAAATGCCCTGGCCTCCATCGTGCAGACCGCCTGCCAGACGATGTTTATTTTGGACGCCAGTCGCCGGCAGGCCGTCAGCCCGGAGCACTTGCGCAAGAAGCCAGGCCGTGAGATCGTAACCTTCATGCTGGTCGTGAACCTGGCCATGTGGGCCATCAGTACGCTGGAGAAGTCTCGCGCAGAGTCGCATCCCATACAGCTGAACTTCTACGGCTTGTGGGCCTGGACGATCATCACGCACGTGTCGATGCCCCTGGCCATATTCTACAGGTTCCACTCGACGGTGTGCCTGTGCGAGATCTGGAAGAGGGCCTACAAGCTGAAGCCCACGTACATGTGA